The genomic window GACGGAGATCGACGGTGCGCGCGTGCACCTCCAGCTCGTGAACGTCAAGCCGGAGCAGGTGCGTCTCGGCCTGCCCGTCGAGTTCGAGTTCCGCCGCGTCCACCAAGGCGGCGGCAGACCTAATTACTACTGGAAGGGCGTGCCCCTTCCGGAGGGAAACTGAGATGCGCATCGACGCGCTTCGCGACAAAGCCGCCGTCGTCGGCGTCGGCTGCTGCCAGTTTGGCGAGAACTGGGACAAGGCGCCGAGCGACATGATCGTCGACGCGGCGTACGAGGCCTACGCCGACGCCGGCATCGAGAACCCGCAGCGCCAGATCGACGCGGTGTTCACCGGCTCGATTTACTCGAACAAGGGCCCGCTCGAGTGCAGCGACGCGCTGAAGCTGTTCGGCAAGCCCGTGACGATGGTCAGCAATTACTGCGCGACGGGCACCGACGCGTTCCGCATGGCGGTGATGACTATCGCGGCGGGCGTGTACGACACGGTGCTCGTGGTCGGATACGACAAGCCCAAGGACCGCGGCGTCTCCGGCCCGAGCGTGATGATGGATCGCGTGCGCGATCTGCCGCAGACGCCCGCGGGCTGGTTCTCGCTGTGCGCGTCGACCTACTTCGCGAAGTACGGCGCGGGCCGCGAGGAGCTCGCGAAGATCGCGGTGAAGAACCACAAGAACGGCTGCCTCGCGCCCAACAGCTTTCTGAAGCGCGAGATCACGGTCGAGGAAGCGCTGAACGGGCGCATGATCTCGTGGCCCTTCGGGCTGTACGACTGCGCGGCGCAAACGGATGGCGCCGCCGCCGCGATCGTGACGCGCGCGGACCTTGCGAAGAGCTACGGGCCGGATCGCATTCTCGTGAAGGGCGTGAGCATCATGTCGGGCCCGAATCCTCAGAAAGATCCGGGCAACGACTTTCTGTCGTGGAAGCCGACGGGCTGGGCCGCCGCGGAGGTCTACGCGCAGGCCGGCATCACCAGGCCGTTCGACGAGATCGACGTCGCCCAGGTGCACGACTGCTTCACGCTCACCGAGCTGCTCACGTACGAGGATCTCGGCTTCATCGAGAAGGGCTCCGCCAAGGAGCACATCGCGAGCGGCACGTTCGAGTTGTCAGGCGAGCTGCCCGTGAACACCGATGGCGGCCTCAAGGCCTTCGGTCACCCGACCGGCGCGACAGGCGTGCGCATGATCTACGAGAACGTGCAGCAGCTGCGCGGCAAAGCGGGCAAGCGCCAGGTGAAGGACGCGCGCGTCGCGCTCAGCCACAACATCGGCGGTCACCCGACCGCGTGCGGGATCGCGATCATCGCCAAGGAGTAGGTGATGCCCGGAACGGTGCATTTCGAAAAGTCCGGCGGCGTCGCCACGCTCACGCTCGACAACCCGAAGGCGCGCAACGCCTTCGACTACGAGATGACGCAACAGCTGCGGCGCTACTGGGGCGAGATCTCGCGCGATCCCGAGGTGGTGTGCGCAGTCGTTACGGGCGCGGGCGAGAAGGCCTTCTGCACCGGCTGGGACATCACCTCGACTGCGAGCGGCGACTCGCAGCACTACGCGACGGGGAGGCGCCTCGACGCGCCGTACTCGCAGATCACCGCGCTGCAGAACCGCTGCTGGAAGCCCGTGATCACCGCCGTGAACGGCATGTGCGTCGGCGGCGGGCTGCACTTCGTCGCGGACAGCGACCTCGTGATCGCGGCGGAGGGCGCGACGTTCTTCGACACGCACTGCGAGGTCGGTCTCGTCTCCGCGCTCGAGCCCGCGAGCCTCGCGCGCAAGATTCCGCTCGACGCGGTGATGCGCATGGCGCTGCTCGGGAGCGCGGAGCGCATGAGCGCCGCGCGAGCGCGGGAGATCGGCCTCGTGGGCGAGGTGGTGCCCGCGGCGAACCTGATGACTCGCGCGCGCGAGCTCGCGGACACGATCGCGCGCTACTCGCCCACCGCGCTGGCGCGCACCAAGCGCGCGATCTGGACGAGCCTCGAGCACGGCATCGAAGAGGGCCTCGACGCCGCGCACGACATCCTCGACGCACACAGCGCGCACCCCGACATGGTCGAGGGCACGAAGGCGTTCCTCGAGAAGAGGAAGCCGAAGTGGGCGCCGTACACGGGTGAGGGCTGATGCCGAGTTTCATCCTCACCGAGGTCGCCGACGGCGTCGGCACGATCACGCTGAATCGCCCCGAGAAGCTGAACGCCTACACCACCGAGATGGGCGACGAGGTGACCTCCGCGATCCGCGCGTGGCGCGACGATGCCGCGGTGCGCGCGGTGGTGATTACGGGAGCGGGCCGCGGCTTCTGCGCAGGCGTCGACCTCGAGCACTTGAAGGCGCATCAGGCGGGCGCGAACGCCTCGAAGGGCCCGCGGCTCGGCGAAGAGGACTTTCTCAAGAAGCTGCCGCTCGAGATGGCCTCGTATCCGAAGCCACTCATCGCGGCGGTGAACGGCGCCGCGATCGGCGTCGGTGTCACGATGATCCTGCCGTGCGACATCCGCATCGCGGCCGAGGGCGCGAAGATCGGCTTCGCGTTCGCGAAGCTCGGCATCCTCGCGGGCCTCGGCAGCACGCACCTACTCCCGCGCATCGTCGGCCGCGCGAAGGCGCTGGAGCTGCTGATGAGCGCGCGCACGATCCTGGCCGACGAAGCGCTCGCGTGCGGGCTCGTGAACCGCGTCGTGCCTGCGGACAAGCTGATGAGCGAAGTGCGCGAGCTCGCGAAATCGATCGCAGCGAATCCGGCGCCCGCGGTCGAAGCGGCCAAGGCGGGCATCAACTTCGGCCACGAGCACGCGATGCAGGAAGCGATGCGCAACGAAGAGCGGCTGAGCGCAGAGCTGCGCGAGAGGATGGGAAGGAAGGGATAGGCCCGTGGACTTCGAGTTGACGCCAGAGGAGAGAGCTTTCGAGGCTGAGGTCGAGCAGTTCCTGCGCGAGAACTACTCCGCCGACGTGATGGATGCGAACCCGGAGCAGCTCTCGCAGACCGTCGACACGCCCCCGAAGCGCGCGTTCATGCGCAAGCTCGCGGAGCGCGGCTGGCTCGGCATGTCGTGGCCGAAGGAGTACGGCGGGCGCGAGTCATCAGGCATCTACGACTTCGTGCTGACCGAAGCGCTCGCACGCTGGGGCGCACCGCAGCCGGGCAAGGGCGTCGGCATCGTCGGCAAGACGCTGATTCGGCGCGCGAGCGAGAAGATGAAGCGCGAGTTCTTGCCGCAGATCATGCGCGGCGAGATCGAGTTCGCGATCGGCTACAGCGAGCCGAACGCGGGAAGCGACGCCGCGAACATGCAGCTCAAGGCCGAGAGAGTGAGCGGGGGCTGGAAGCTGAACGGGCAGAAGACGTGGACCACGTCGGCGCACTTCGCCGACTGGTACTGGGTGGGCGCGCGCACCGACGCCACCAAGAAGCACGACGGCATCACGCTGTTCCTGATTCCGATGAACCACCCCGGCTTCACGATCCGTCCGATCGAGACGATCGGCGACGAGCGCACGAACGAAGTGTTCTTCGACGACGTGTTCGTGCCCGACGACTACGTCGTCGGCAAAGTCGGCGAGGGATTCACCTACATCAGCGAGGCGCTCGACCTCGAGCGCTTCGCGATGATGCCCGTGGGCCCGCTCGAGAAGAAGCTCGAAGCGCTCGTCGGCTGGGTGCGCGGCGCCGAGCGCGACGGCGCGCCCGTCGCGAGCGACGCGAACGCGCGGCACCGGCTTGCGCGCATCGCGACCGAGGTGGAGGTGGCGCGCGTGCTGCAGCGGCGCGTGATCAGCGCCGCGCTGTCGAACCGAATTCCGACGGTCGAGTCGTCGCAGTACAAGCTCTTCATGAACGAGACCGGGCAGCGCCTCGCGAACGCCGCGCTCGACCTAATGGGTGAGGAAGGCGCGCAACGACCCGGCGAAGCGAGCGCGCCGCTCGGTGGTCGCTTCGAGCGCAGCTACCGCTACACGGTCGTCGACACGATCGGCGGCGGCGCGAGCGAGATCCAGAAGAACATCATCGCGCGGCGAGGGCTGGGGCTGCCTAAGAACTTTTGAGCGCGCCGCGGGAATCGAGGGCGGCTGCTCGGCCTTCCCTGCGCGAGGCGCGTCTGCACGCGTGCGCCCGCGCGGTGCGAGTGCCCGGCAATTCCGTCGCGTTCGGTGCGCATCGCATGCGCAGTTCGTCACGTCGGCGAGCGCACGCGGTACTCAACACCACACACAGGTGTTGGAGCCCCCATGACCGCGCTGCTGATGGTGCACATCTTCCTCATCGTCTTCGCGGTGCGACGCGGCTGGCGCGTCGCGCCGTTCGTGCTGCTGGCAATGACGCCGCTCACCGCGCACTTCATCGCCGGCGCACCACCGATTCAGCTGATGGGCTGGCTCGTGTCGGTCACGACGCTGACCGGCCTCGTCGGCCTACTCTCGACGGCGAGCCTCGTCTACACGGCCGTCGTCGACCCGGAGCCTGCTTAGCGCCTCGAGCGGCGGCGTATGATGCGGCTCCGCACCCGCGGAGGCGCGCGTGGCGAAGCTTCGAGCGATCGATCTCGCGATCAACGTCGACATGAGCCGGCTCGGCATGCCCGAGTGGCTGAAGGCTGCGGAGCGCGAGACGTTCAAGCAGGGCGACGCGCTGTTTCGAGACCTGACCACGGACGAAGTCGCCGCGCAGATGGACGCGCACGGGATCGCGCGCGCGGTGCTCGGCGTCGATCCGCTCGCGCCGAATCCGCACGTGCTCGCGTTCCTGGAGAAGCACCCCGGCCGATTCTTCCTCGCTGCGAGCCTCGACCCTAACAACGCGATGCGCGGCATTCGCGCGCTCGAAGCGGTGAAGCGCGCGTACCCGCGCGAGCTCGTCGAGGCACGCGTGGTCCCGTTCCAGCACGATCTCGCGCCCGATGCTCCGCTCTACTACCCGATCTACGCGAAGTGCATCGAGCTCGGCCTCGTGTGCGGCGTCTACACGGGCCTGCCCGTGCCGCCGGTGCCGGGCGAGTGCCAGCACCCGATGCATCTCGATCGCGTCTGCTTCCACTTTCCCGAGCTGAAGCTCGTGATGTGTCACGGCGCCGATCCGTGGTGGGACGTCGCGATCCGGCTGATGATGAAGTACCGCGGGCTGCACTTGCAGACCTCGGCGTGGGCGCCGAAGCGGCTGCCGCCGGAGCTGATTCACTTCATGAACACGCGCGGCCAGGACAAGATTCTGTGGGCCTCGAATCATCCGAGCGTCCCGCTCGCGCGCCACTTCGACGAGCTGCCTGCGCTGCCGCTGCGCGAAGGCGTGCTCGACAAGTACCTCTACCGCAACGCCGCTCGCCTGTTCTTCGGCGAGAGTGATTAGGGAGATCTCGATGGAGACGCTCGGCTATCCGGTCTACGACGCCGACAATCATCTCTACGAACCCGAGGAAGCGATCCTCGCGCATCTGCCCAAGAAGTACGCGAGCCAGTTCCAGTACGTCACGGTGAACGGGCGCAAGAAGCTCGCGATCGGCGGCCAAATCAGCGACTACATCCCGAACCCGACCTTCGACGTGCTCGCCGCGCCCGGCGCGCACGAGAAGTGGTATCGCGCGCAGAACAGCGAGGGCCTCACGCTGCGCGAGTTGTCAGGCAAGCCGATCGCGTGTCCGCCTGCGTTCCGCAACGGCGCCGATCGCCTGAAGCTGATGGACGAGCAGGGCGTCCACGCGACGCTGATCTTCCCCACGCTCGCGAGCGCGGTCGAAGAGCGCATGAGCTTCGACCACGCGCTGATGAACGCGGTGCTGCACTCGCTGAACGAGTGGATGTTCGAGACGTGGGGCTTCGCGCGCGAGGGGCGCATCTTCGCCGTGCCGTTCGTGACGCTGATGGATGTCGAGATGGCGGTGCGCGAGCTGGAGTGGGCGCTCGCGCGCGGCGCGCGCAGCATCGGCCTGCGTCCGGCGCCGGTGCCGGGCTATCGCGGCAGCCGCTCGTTCGGCTTTGCCGAGTTCGATCCGTTCTGGGCGCGCGTCGCAGAGGCCGGGATCTTCGTCTCGATGCACGCGAGCGACTCGGGCTACGACCGCTTCTCGCGAATGTGGCAGGGCGGCAGCGAGTTTCTCCCGTTCAAGCCCGACCCGTTCCGCCAGGTGATGGGGCTCAGCTCGCGCGCGATCCACGATTCGCTCGCGGCGCTGATCTGCCACGGCGTCTTCGACCGTCACCCGCGCGTGCGCGTCGCCAGCATCGAGAACGGCTCGAAGTGGGTGTTCGGCCTGATGGATGCGCTCGCGCACGCCTACGGCCAGATGCCGCGCGAGTTCTCGCGCCATCCGCACGAGACGCTGCGCGCGCACGTCTACATCGCGCCGTTCTACGAAGAGCCGATCCGCAGGCTCGCCGACGCGATCGGCATCGAGCGCGTGCTGTTCGGCAGCGACTTCCCGCATCCCGAGGGCCTCGCGCGGCCGCTGGACTTCTTGCCCGAGATCGCGGAGTTCAGTGCGCGCGATCAGGAGCGCATCATGAGCGCGAACCTGCGCGGCCTGCTCGCCGCGTAAGCGCGCTCACCCCTTCGGCCGCGCAAACGGATTCGGGTACAGGATCGCTTCCTGAAACGCGCTCTCCATCTCGGCGAAGGCCGTGTCCATCTCCCACACGCCGTCCGTTACGACCTCGCGCGTGATCACCGGGTTCGCGAACAGGCCGATGCGGCCGTTGCCGCACTGCACGACGCGCCCGTTCAGCCACGCGCTGCGCTCGCTCGCGAGGTAGACGACGGGCGGCACCACGTTCGCGACGCTGATGCGCGGGTTGTCGGGGCTGTAGTTCATCAGCGTGCTCTTGCCCTGAAGGCTCTCGGTCATGCGCGTGAACGCGACCGGCGCGATGCAGTTCGCCGTGACGCCGTATTGCCCTAATGAGTTCGCGCACGAGAACGTGAGGCCGACGATGCCCATCTTCGCGGCGGCGTAGTTCGGCTGAACGGGCGAGCCGTAGAGGCCCGAGCCCGACACGAAGTTGATGATGCGGTACTGGCCGCCGCGGTTGTCGCGCCACCACTCGCTCGCGTGGCGGATCGTGTTGAAGGTGCCCTTGAGATGCACCGCGATCACCGAGTCCCATTGATCCTCGGTGAGCTTCCAGACGAGGCCGTCGCGGATGATGCCCGCGACGTTCACGAGAATGTCGAGGCGCCCGAATTCGCGGATCGCCGTCGCGACGAGCTCCTTCGTCTCGCTGAAGCTCGTCACGTTCGCGGTGTTCGCGACGGCCTTGCCGCCGGCCTTCAGGATCTTGTCGACGACTTCCTGCGCTGGCCCGCCGCTCGCGTTGCCGCCGTCGAGCGCGACACCGAGGTCGTTCACGACGACGCACGCGCCTTCCGCCGCCATCGTCTCCGCCACCGCCGCGCCGATGCCGCGCCCCGCGCCCGTGATCACCGCCACGCGTCCTTCGAGCTTGCCCATGCCGCCTCCCGCGAAAGGCGCGCAATCTACGCGCGCGGAGATGGCGCTGCATGCGGATCGCCGCTCATTCCGGCCGGGCCAAAATGACCGCCCGATCATTTTGGCCCGGCCGGAATGACCGCTCTGAGGCGACCGCCCGCTCGCCGCGCCTATCGTGCGCAGATGCCCAGCTCCGAGCGCATCTACGACCCCTACACGCACGAGATGCAGCAGGATCCTTATCCCGCCTACGCGTGGTTCCGCGAGCACGCGCCGTGCGCATACAACCCGCGCATGGACTTCTACGCGCTGTTCCGCTTCGAAGACGTGTGGAACGCGACGCTCGATTGGAAGACGTTCAGCTCGCGGCTCGGGCCCACGCTCGAGAATCGCAGCATGCCGGGCGAGTTCTTCTCGATCATCGGGATGGACCCGCCGCGCCACACGCGCGTGCGCAACATCGTCAGCCGCGGGTTCACGCCGCGCCGCATCGCCGCGCTCGAGCCGAAGATTCGCGCGATCGCGCGCGAGCACCTCGGCAAGCTCGAAGGCCGCCGCGCGTTCGACATGCAGGCCGAGTTCTCGGTGAAGTTCCCGATGGACGTGATCAGCCTGCTGCTCGGCTTCCCCGTCGAGTACCGCGCCGAGTTCCGAGCGAACATCGAGCGCAGCCTCGAGCGCGACCCGAGCACGAACATGCCGCCGCAGGCCGGCATCGACGCGATCATGCGCTCGCAGTCGATGATTCGCGAGCTGCTCGCCGAGCGCAGGAAGCATCCGCAGGACGACTTCCTCTCGCTGATGGCCGAGGCGACCTACGACGACGTCGACGGCGAGACGCGCGCGCTGACGGACGACGAGATCGGCGCGTTCTGCAACTTGTTAGGGGGAGCGGGCGCCGAGACGACCACGAAGCTGATCGGGAACCTCACCGTGTACCTGTTCCGCAACCCGGATCAGCGCGCGCTGATCTGGCGCGAGCCGGCGCTCATTCCCGACGCGATCGAGGAGGTGCTGCGCTACGACGCGCCGTCGCAGTACCAGGGCCGCGTCGCGCAGACGGACACGACCTGGCACGGCGTCACGATTCCGGCGGGCGCTCGCGTCGCGCTCGTGACGGGCAGCGCGGGCCGAGATCCGCGCGAGTACCCCGACCCCGATCGCCTCGACGTGCGCCGCCAGCGCGGTCGCGAGATCTACTTCGGCCACGGGCAGCACGTGTGCATCGGGAAGTCGCTCGCGCGCCTCGAGGCGCGCATCGCGCTCGAAGAACTCCGCGCGCGCTGGCCCGAGTACGCGGTCGACGAGGCGAGCCTCACGCGCACTTATCAAGCGCACGTTCGCGGCTTCGCGACGGTGCCGGTGCGCGTTTGAGCGCGAGCGAAGTCAGCGCGACAGCCGACTGCATCTACGAGCGCGCGGGCGAGCTCTTCGTGCCGACGAAGTGGGCGGGCGGGCCGTGGTCGCCGGACACGCAGCACGGCGCGCCGCCGGCGGGCTTGTTCGCGCGCATGGCGGAGCTCGCGGAACGCGAGAGCGGGCTCCAGCTCGCGCGCCTGACGATCGACCTGTGCAAGCCCGTGCCGCGCGTGCCGCTGCGCCTCGCGACGCGCTGGGTGCGGCGCGGGCGCAAGCTCGGCCTCGTCGAGGGCATGTTGTTACGGGGAGATGAAGAGATCGCGCGCGCCTCGGCACTGCTGCTCGTGCCGCGCGCCGAGCTCGCCGGCAGCTCCTCGGAGCCCGCGCTCACGCCGCTGCCGCCCGAGCGCGCGCAAGCGATCGAGTTCATGCCGAGCGCGTTCGCGCGCGACGTACCGCCCGGCTTTCACTTCTCGATCGAGGCGCGCATCGGCCGCGATGAGCTCGGGCTCGCGGCATGGATCACGACGCCGCTCACGCTCGTCGCTGGCGAGATCACCTCGCCGCAGGTGCGCTTCGGCATGCTGAGCGACCTCACCTTCGCGATCGGCGGCCACCTCTTCCTGCGCCACGCGGGCCAGACGCCGCGCGACACCGGCACGCGCTTCATCAACGCCGACATCACGATCTACCGTGAGCGCGCGCCCGAGGGCGAGTGGCTCGGCTACCGACCCGCGCTGATCAGCAACCAAGCGGGCGTCGGTATCGCCGAGGTGGTGCAGTTCGATCGCGCGGGGCGAATCGGAAGATCGATTCAGGCGCTCGTCGCGATGACCTGAAGGCGCGCCCGCGCGACTTACGGGCGAAGTTGCGAAAGAATCGCGGATTCAGCGTCAGACGCCGATTCCGCGATCTTGCTTCCACGGGCGCGGGGTTGGCTGTCGACGAGCGTCTCCTAGCGCAGCCGCTGCACCGCGCGGTCCACTTCCGCGACGAGCTTCTCGATCTCCTCGTTGTTCGCCTCGCGTACACGCGGATCGGGGAACTTGCCCTCGAGGCTGTACTGGCGTGCCGCGAGCGCGCGCGTGCCGTAGCGGCCGACTTCGAGGCGGTAGAAGTCGGCGGGCGCCTGCCCGAACGCCGCGACGAACGCGTCAGCGCTCGGGGTGCCCTTCGACCAGGCGCGGAAGTACGCCGCGAGCTCATCCTGCCGCTCGCGGTTCGCGACCATCAGGTAATGCACCGCGAGCCACACGCGCGCGCGGTCTTCCTTCACGTAGCGGCCGGGCTCTTCGCTCAGCAGCGCGCCGGGCTGGCGGCCTTCCTTCTCGTCCGCGATCAGCGCCGCGTACTGCGAGAGCTCGATCGGTGGCAGGCCGCCGATCTGAATCGTGTTGCCCTCGATCTGGAACGCAGACACGAGCTCCGCGAGCCCCTCGCGATACCAGTTCGGCGAGCGCACGCGCGCGTCGTCGAGCCACAGCTTCACGAGATCGCGCTTCAGCGTCTGCCGATCGATCGGCTTGTTCTGCCCGCCGAGCTTCGCGACGCCGAGGCTGCCGCTCGCCGTCACGTTCGCCCAAGCGCCAGTTTCTTTGTCGATCAGATACGGGAGCGCGTCGGTGCCGCTCTTGAAGACCATCAGGCGAACTTTTCCGAGCTTCGCCTTCTGCAGGCTCGTGAACCAAGTCATCGCCGCGCGGAACTCTTCGAGCTCGCGGTAGAGCTGCTGCGCCTCTTCGAGGTCGCCGTCCGTGTAGATCGCGAAGTTCGCGCCCTCGACGACCTGCCAGTCGCCGCCCACCGGCGTGCTGGCGCAGGCGCCGAGCAGCGCTGAGGCGAGGATTGCGATCGCGAGCGCGCGCACGGAGCAGCGGCGGATGAGCATGGGGGTTCCTTCGAAGAGCGCCAATTCCTACAGCATTCCGCGCACTTCGGCCTGACCATCGGTCGCCGCCCCTGCGGGGTTTGATTTACAAGACGCGGCGTCTCGAATACCATAGCCGCGCCTTCGCCCCCGGTAGCTCGCCGAGCGAGCGGTCTCGCGGTGCTTCGCCCCGCTCGACCAACCGTCGCGCGCACCTGCGCGCTTGGAACCGGCGGCAGGCGCATGGGAGAGCCTGCATGAAACCGCGCAAGCGCATCGTCCCCGGCCGCCGCATGCCGGTGAAGGCCCCGGTCGTCGCGGCGAAGCGGCCGAGGCGCCCGAAGAGCGATCTGCCGCCGGCGCTCGGCGGCATCACGGTGCTCGACCTCTCGACCGTCGGCCCAGGCACGCGCTGCACGCGCATCCTCGCCGACTACGGCGCGCGAGTGATTAAGGTCGGCGCGCCGCCGCGCCGCGCGGGCGTACAGGTGGAGCCCGCGTTCTACGCCTACAGCGCGCGCCGCGGCTTCCTGCAGACGCGCCTCGATCTGAAAGAGCCCGAGGGCCGCGACGCGTTCATGAAGCTCGCGAAGCTCGCCGACGTGATCGTCGAGAGCTACCGGCCCGGCGTCGCGAAGCGATTGGGGATCGACTTCGAATCGGTGAAGCGCATCAACCCGGGCATCATCTACGTGGCGACCAGCGGCTACGGACAATCCGGTCCCGCCGCGCAGTGGGCAGGCCACGACATCAATTACTTGGCGATGGGCGGCTTCTTGCACACGAGCGGCCGCGGCTCGGGCGGCAAGCCGCCGCTGCCCGGCGCCACCGTCGCCGACAGCGCGGCGGGCGGCATGCACGCCGCGATCGCGGTGCTCGCCGCGCTCCAGCGCCGGCACACGACGAAGAAGAGCGAGTTCCTCGACGTCTCGACCACCGACGGCGTGCTCACGCTCACCTCGCTCTACATCGACGAGTTCCTCGCCACCGGCGAGAAGCCCGGCCCC from Deltaproteobacteria bacterium includes these protein-coding regions:
- a CDS encoding acetyl-CoA acetyltransferase produces the protein MRIDALRDKAAVVGVGCCQFGENWDKAPSDMIVDAAYEAYADAGIENPQRQIDAVFTGSIYSNKGPLECSDALKLFGKPVTMVSNYCATGTDAFRMAVMTIAAGVYDTVLVVGYDKPKDRGVSGPSVMMDRVRDLPQTPAGWFSLCASTYFAKYGAGREELAKIAVKNHKNGCLAPNSFLKREITVEEALNGRMISWPFGLYDCAAQTDGAAAAIVTRADLAKSYGPDRILVKGVSIMSGPNPQKDPGNDFLSWKPTGWAAAEVYAQAGITRPFDEIDVAQVHDCFTLTELLTYEDLGFIEKGSAKEHIASGTFELSGELPVNTDGGLKAFGHPTGATGVRMIYENVQQLRGKAGKRQVKDARVALSHNIGGHPTACGIAIIAKE
- a CDS encoding enoyl-CoA hydratase/isomerase family protein; translation: MPGTVHFEKSGGVATLTLDNPKARNAFDYEMTQQLRRYWGEISRDPEVVCAVVTGAGEKAFCTGWDITSTASGDSQHYATGRRLDAPYSQITALQNRCWKPVITAVNGMCVGGGLHFVADSDLVIAAEGATFFDTHCEVGLVSALEPASLARKIPLDAVMRMALLGSAERMSAARAREIGLVGEVVPAANLMTRARELADTIARYSPTALARTKRAIWTSLEHGIEEGLDAAHDILDAHSAHPDMVEGTKAFLEKRKPKWAPYTGEG
- a CDS encoding enoyl-CoA hydratase/isomerase family protein, translating into MPSFILTEVADGVGTITLNRPEKLNAYTTEMGDEVTSAIRAWRDDAAVRAVVITGAGRGFCAGVDLEHLKAHQAGANASKGPRLGEEDFLKKLPLEMASYPKPLIAAVNGAAIGVGVTMILPCDIRIAAEGAKIGFAFAKLGILAGLGSTHLLPRIVGRAKALELLMSARTILADEALACGLVNRVVPADKLMSEVRELAKSIAANPAPAVEAAKAGINFGHEHAMQEAMRNEERLSAELRERMGRKG
- a CDS encoding acyl-CoA dehydrogenase family protein codes for the protein MDFELTPEERAFEAEVEQFLRENYSADVMDANPEQLSQTVDTPPKRAFMRKLAERGWLGMSWPKEYGGRESSGIYDFVLTEALARWGAPQPGKGVGIVGKTLIRRASEKMKREFLPQIMRGEIEFAIGYSEPNAGSDAANMQLKAERVSGGWKLNGQKTWTTSAHFADWYWVGARTDATKKHDGITLFLIPMNHPGFTIRPIETIGDERTNEVFFDDVFVPDDYVVGKVGEGFTYISEALDLERFAMMPVGPLEKKLEALVGWVRGAERDGAPVASDANARHRLARIATEVEVARVLQRRVISAALSNRIPTVESSQYKLFMNETGQRLANAALDLMGEEGAQRPGEASAPLGGRFERSYRYTVVDTIGGGASEIQKNIIARRGLGLPKNF
- a CDS encoding amidohydrolase, which produces MSRLGMPEWLKAAERETFKQGDALFRDLTTDEVAAQMDAHGIARAVLGVDPLAPNPHVLAFLEKHPGRFFLAASLDPNNAMRGIRALEAVKRAYPRELVEARVVPFQHDLAPDAPLYYPIYAKCIELGLVCGVYTGLPVPPVPGECQHPMHLDRVCFHFPELKLVMCHGADPWWDVAIRLMMKYRGLHLQTSAWAPKRLPPELIHFMNTRGQDKILWASNHPSVPLARHFDELPALPLREGVLDKYLYRNAARLFFGESD
- a CDS encoding amidohydrolase; translated protein: METLGYPVYDADNHLYEPEEAILAHLPKKYASQFQYVTVNGRKKLAIGGQISDYIPNPTFDVLAAPGAHEKWYRAQNSEGLTLRELSGKPIACPPAFRNGADRLKLMDEQGVHATLIFPTLASAVEERMSFDHALMNAVLHSLNEWMFETWGFAREGRIFAVPFVTLMDVEMAVRELEWALARGARSIGLRPAPVPGYRGSRSFGFAEFDPFWARVAEAGIFVSMHASDSGYDRFSRMWQGGSEFLPFKPDPFRQVMGLSSRAIHDSLAALICHGVFDRHPRVRVASIENGSKWVFGLMDALAHAYGQMPREFSRHPHETLRAHVYIAPFYEEPIRRLADAIGIERVLFGSDFPHPEGLARPLDFLPEIAEFSARDQERIMSANLRGLLAA
- a CDS encoding SDR family NAD(P)-dependent oxidoreductase, with translation MGKLEGRVAVITGAGRGIGAAVAETMAAEGACVVVNDLGVALDGGNASGGPAQEVVDKILKAGGKAVANTANVTSFSETKELVATAIREFGRLDILVNVAGIIRDGLVWKLTEDQWDSVIAVHLKGTFNTIRHASEWWRDNRGGQYRIINFVSGSGLYGSPVQPNYAAAKMGIVGLTFSCANSLGQYGVTANCIAPVAFTRMTESLQGKSTLMNYSPDNPRISVANVVPPVVYLASERSAWLNGRVVQCGNGRIGLFANPVITREVVTDGVWEMDTAFAEMESAFQEAILYPNPFARPKG
- a CDS encoding cytochrome P450, with product MPSSERIYDPYTHEMQQDPYPAYAWFREHAPCAYNPRMDFYALFRFEDVWNATLDWKTFSSRLGPTLENRSMPGEFFSIIGMDPPRHTRVRNIVSRGFTPRRIAALEPKIRAIAREHLGKLEGRRAFDMQAEFSVKFPMDVISLLLGFPVEYRAEFRANIERSLERDPSTNMPPQAGIDAIMRSQSMIRELLAERRKHPQDDFLSLMAEATYDDVDGETRALTDDEIGAFCNLLGGAGAETTTKLIGNLTVYLFRNPDQRALIWREPALIPDAIEEVLRYDAPSQYQGRVAQTDTTWHGVTIPAGARVALVTGSAGRDPREYPDPDRLDVRRQRGREIYFGHGQHVCIGKSLARLEARIALEELRARWPEYAVDEASLTRTYQAHVRGFATVPVRV
- a CDS encoding thioesterase family protein, whose translation is MSASEVSATADCIYERAGELFVPTKWAGGPWSPDTQHGAPPAGLFARMAELAERESGLQLARLTIDLCKPVPRVPLRLATRWVRRGRKLGLVEGMLLRGDEEIARASALLLVPRAELAGSSSEPALTPLPPERAQAIEFMPSAFARDVPPGFHFSIEARIGRDELGLAAWITTPLTLVAGEITSPQVRFGMLSDLTFAIGGHLFLRHAGQTPRDTGTRFINADITIYRERAPEGEWLGYRPALISNQAGVGIAEVVQFDRAGRIGRSIQALVAMT
- a CDS encoding CoA transferase encodes the protein MPVKAPVVAAKRPRRPKSDLPPALGGITVLDLSTVGPGTRCTRILADYGARVIKVGAPPRRAGVQVEPAFYAYSARRGFLQTRLDLKEPEGRDAFMKLAKLADVIVESYRPGVAKRLGIDFESVKRINPGIIYVATSGYGQSGPAAQWAGHDINYLAMGGFLHTSGRGSGGKPPLPGATVADSAAGGMHAAIAVLAALQRRHTTKKSEFLDVSTTDGVLTLTSLYIDEFLATGEKPGPGHDVLTGRYAFYDTYVCRDGKWLAVGAIEGHFYTNLCKALGCAQFINKQYDDVAQPQIRAAFANAFKSRDRDDWVKELAPNDTCVTAVYSIEELVKDKHLAARGAFSEALHANRGAFQQVAPVLAGMERDGEPFEARDASRSDTVTLLKEAGMSANRIEDLKAFGIIA